In Elusimicrobium sp., one genomic interval encodes:
- a CDS encoding efflux RND transporter permease subunit: MFAKFFIKRPRFAIVISLILCLAGFISLFTLPVALYPEITPPEVVVIARYPGASAEVIAKTVGIPLESKVNGVEDMLYMSSSSSDGSYNLTITFKTGTDPDLAQVKVQNRVSQASPLLPGDVTRQGVTVFRKSSNILGVLAFYSPKGTMTPLEISDYLNNNVQKNVMRVSGVGDAMVFGSSKSMRVWLDADKMAALNISIADVKAAISSQNYQPSLGKIGARPTTNNVMTVYALQTDGRLNNAAQFEDIIVRTDAQGGLVRLKQIAKVEEGQETYSYAAEYNAATAVPMMINLSSGANAMETMKLVQAELKRLAQFFPEDLEYKFAMDTTKFIDASIEEVVLTLIITFILVVLVCYIFLQDWRATLVPSATIPVSLLGTFAVMLALGYSINTFTLFGLVLAIGVVVDDAICVVERVVFLMNKERKTAVEATTQAMEELSGALIATTLVLLAIFVPICFLGGITGEIYKQFAITISLAVCFSTLNALSLSPAICATMLKPIDETKFFPLRWFNFAVQRGARTYRSWVRKVARKLLIIGILFLGFVLVNLAFLKFSQTSFIPVEDQGVVLMDIQLPEGASFARTQEVINKVTPMIRETTGVEDLTTIIGHSLMSGSGENVAIGFVSLTPWEDRQDAALHQTSVVNQLNGKLAGIAEATIRVIELPSIPGLGTSGGLDLRIQSLNDFDYTRLATTAEGTSFKMMMDPSMQLAYSTFKANTPNIYLDVDRTKAEAMQVPVSSVFAILENYLGSSYVGDVNFGTQVNKVILQSDAKYRLNPDNINKMYVMNNKGEMVPLRSLVNLRYVLSPRQILRYNQYPSASISATPVAGGSTGEAMAKTEEILKSLPGDYAYEWSGMSYQEKQNKGQINILIMLAILFAYLFLVAQYESWTIPVPVLMSVVAAVAGGMLGLWITNLPMSIYAQLGLVLLVGLSAKNAILIVEFARDEHSQGASVYDAAMDGLSQRFRPVLMTAFTFILGMIPMIIATGAGAASRRALGVPVFYGMLLGTMAGLFLIPLFYILVQTLVEKWTNRHQKKEEAPQN; the protein is encoded by the coding sequence ATGTTTGCTAAATTCTTTATTAAGCGTCCCCGCTTTGCTATTGTTATTTCGCTAATCTTGTGTTTGGCGGGGTTCATTTCTTTATTCACGCTTCCGGTTGCTTTGTACCCGGAAATCACACCGCCCGAAGTAGTGGTCATTGCCCGCTATCCGGGTGCCAGCGCGGAAGTAATCGCTAAAACGGTGGGGATTCCGCTTGAAAGTAAAGTAAACGGGGTGGAAGATATGCTCTATATGAGTTCTTCCTCTTCCGATGGTTCTTACAACCTTACCATTACTTTCAAAACCGGTACCGACCCGGACTTGGCCCAAGTAAAAGTACAAAACCGCGTTTCCCAGGCCTCTCCGTTACTTCCCGGAGATGTAACCCGCCAAGGGGTAACGGTGTTCCGTAAATCGTCCAACATTTTGGGGGTATTGGCTTTCTATTCTCCCAAAGGGACGATGACGCCCCTGGAAATCAGCGACTACTTAAATAACAACGTGCAAAAGAACGTGATGCGTGTTTCCGGTGTAGGGGACGCCATGGTGTTCGGCTCCAGCAAAAGTATGCGCGTGTGGTTAGATGCGGATAAAATGGCCGCCCTTAACATTTCCATTGCAGATGTAAAAGCTGCCATTTCCAGCCAAAACTACCAACCTTCTTTGGGTAAAATCGGCGCACGCCCGACCACAAATAATGTAATGACGGTGTACGCCTTGCAAACGGACGGACGCTTGAACAATGCCGCCCAGTTTGAAGATATCATCGTCCGCACGGACGCTCAAGGCGGTTTGGTGCGCTTAAAACAAATTGCCAAAGTGGAAGAAGGCCAAGAAACTTATAGTTACGCGGCTGAATACAATGCTGCCACCGCCGTGCCCATGATGATTAACTTATCCTCCGGTGCCAACGCTATGGAAACCATGAAGTTGGTGCAGGCGGAACTAAAGCGTTTGGCCCAATTCTTCCCGGAAGATTTGGAATACAAATTCGCCATGGATACCACTAAATTTATTGATGCTTCCATTGAAGAAGTGGTACTGACGCTTATTATTACTTTTATTTTGGTAGTGCTCGTTTGTTATATCTTCTTGCAAGATTGGCGCGCCACCTTGGTGCCTTCTGCCACGATTCCCGTGTCTTTGCTCGGTACTTTCGCGGTTATGTTGGCCTTGGGATACTCCATTAACACCTTTACTCTCTTTGGGTTGGTGCTTGCTATCGGGGTAGTAGTGGACGACGCCATTTGTGTAGTGGAACGCGTAGTGTTCTTAATGAATAAAGAACGCAAAACCGCCGTGGAGGCCACTACGCAAGCCATGGAAGAACTTTCCGGTGCTTTGATTGCTACCACCTTGGTACTTTTGGCTATTTTCGTGCCGATTTGTTTCTTGGGCGGTATCACCGGGGAAATTTACAAACAATTCGCTATTACCATTTCCTTGGCGGTGTGTTTCTCTACGCTTAACGCACTTTCGCTGTCTCCGGCAATTTGTGCCACCATGTTAAAACCCATTGACGAAACAAAATTTTTCCCGCTTCGTTGGTTTAACTTTGCCGTACAGCGTGGGGCCCGCACGTATCGCTCCTGGGTACGCAAAGTAGCGCGGAAACTGCTGATTATCGGCATTTTGTTCTTGGGTTTTGTGTTGGTCAACTTGGCGTTTTTGAAATTCTCGCAGACCTCTTTTATTCCGGTGGAAGACCAAGGGGTTGTACTCATGGATATTCAACTCCCCGAAGGTGCTTCTTTTGCCCGCACGCAGGAAGTTATCAATAAAGTTACGCCCATGATTCGTGAAACGACCGGGGTGGAAGACTTAACCACCATTATCGGGCACAGTTTGATGTCCGGCTCCGGTGAAAACGTAGCAATCGGGTTTGTTTCCTTGACTCCTTGGGAAGACCGCCAAGATGCCGCCCTGCACCAAACCTCGGTGGTAAACCAATTAAACGGCAAATTGGCCGGCATTGCCGAAGCCACTATCCGTGTAATTGAACTGCCGTCTATTCCGGGGTTGGGTACTTCCGGCGGGTTAGATTTGCGTATTCAATCGTTGAACGATTTTGACTATACGCGCCTGGCTACCACGGCGGAAGGAACTTCCTTCAAAATGATGATGGATCCTTCCATGCAACTTGCGTACTCCACCTTCAAGGCCAATACGCCCAACATCTATTTAGATGTGGATCGTACCAAAGCCGAAGCCATGCAAGTGCCCGTTTCCAGCGTGTTCGCCATTTTGGAAAACTACTTAGGTTCTTCCTATGTAGGGGATGTGAACTTCGGTACGCAGGTGAACAAAGTTATCTTGCAGTCCGATGCCAAATACCGCTTAAACCCGGACAACATCAACAAAATGTATGTGATGAACAACAAAGGGGAAATGGTGCCGTTGCGCTCTTTGGTGAATTTGCGTTATGTTCTTTCGCCCCGCCAAATTTTGCGCTATAACCAATATCCCTCCGCTTCCATTAGCGCTACGCCCGTAGCCGGAGGAAGCACCGGGGAAGCCATGGCAAAAACCGAGGAAATCTTAAAATCTCTGCCCGGCGATTATGCCTACGAGTGGAGCGGTATGAGTTACCAAGAAAAACAAAACAAAGGGCAAATTAACATTTTGATTATGTTGGCTATTTTGTTTGCGTATCTGTTCTTGGTAGCCCAGTACGAAAGTTGGACGATTCCCGTGCCGGTGTTGATGTCCGTAGTAGCGGCCGTAGCCGGCGGTATGCTGGGGCTGTGGATTACCAACCTGCCGATGAGTATTTATGCTCAATTAGGGTTGGTGCTTTTGGTAGGTTTATCTGCCAAAAACGCTATTTTAATTGTGGAGTTTGCCCGTGATGAACACTCCCAAGGTGCGTCTGTTTATGATGCGGCCATGGACGGGCTTTCCCAACGCTTTCGCCCCGTACTGATGACGGCATTTACCTTCATCTTGGGTATGATTCCCATGATTATTGCCACCGGTGCAGGTGCGGCCAGCCGCCGTGCTTTAGGGGTGCCGGTGTTCTACGGTATGCTTTTGGGTACCATGGCGGGGTTGTTTTTAATTCCGTTGTTCTACATCTTGGTACAAACCTTGGTAGAAAAATGGACGAACCGCCACCAAAAGAAAGAAGAAGCCCCGCAAAATTAG
- a CDS encoding efflux RND transporter periplasmic adaptor subunit, with protein MKKRTAIRLTKYALVLLVGGLLGFVIKGKLSGGAQMNYGAAGQTSVLTEKVYKRPVALGKTFIAKVEAINASDVTPQVSGYIDKVLFKDGSFVKEGDVLFVIDQARYKAAVSAAEASLEKAKATLKQIESDYNRELSLYKEKMLSKADLEVSESNLANAKANVKAAQASFDLAKLDLAYTEVRSPISGYVGKALMTKGNYTNAASSKLARVIQMDPIRVVFSVTDKERLAGMDQLLTSNPDIQVSLPNGETIEIAGASLFTDNEINADTATMAVYAQSTNADRKLIPGNYVNVTVSASKFMPSILIAQTAVAQDASGQYVMTVNAENVVVQKYITVGDAVENQYVVISGLEEGDRVVPVGHQKLQNGQKVNVSESHTAAQLSARETAKAEALATSVNAETQSAKATGTEA; from the coding sequence ATGAAAAAAAGAACTGCTATTCGCTTAACCAAATATGCCCTCGTGTTGCTCGTGGGGGGATTACTCGGGTTTGTGATTAAAGGCAAACTCTCCGGCGGTGCCCAAATGAACTACGGCGCGGCCGGCCAAACCAGCGTACTGACGGAAAAAGTCTATAAGCGCCCGGTGGCTTTAGGCAAAACTTTTATTGCCAAAGTGGAAGCTATCAACGCTTCGGATGTTACTCCCCAAGTATCCGGTTATATTGATAAAGTTCTTTTCAAAGACGGGTCTTTTGTGAAAGAAGGCGATGTCTTGTTTGTGATTGATCAAGCCCGTTATAAAGCAGCAGTTTCCGCGGCTGAAGCTTCTTTGGAAAAAGCCAAAGCTACGCTGAAACAAATTGAAAGCGATTACAACCGCGAACTTTCTTTATACAAAGAAAAAATGCTTTCCAAAGCCGATTTGGAAGTTTCCGAAAGTAACTTGGCTAACGCCAAAGCCAATGTGAAAGCAGCCCAAGCCAGTTTCGATTTGGCTAAACTCGATTTGGCTTATACCGAAGTCCGCTCTCCGATTAGCGGTTATGTGGGTAAAGCCTTGATGACTAAAGGGAACTATACCAATGCTGCCTCCAGCAAATTAGCCCGCGTAATTCAAATGGATCCGATTCGTGTGGTGTTTTCCGTAACGGATAAGGAACGCTTGGCCGGTATGGATCAGTTGCTTACGAGCAACCCGGATATTCAAGTATCTTTGCCGAACGGTGAAACCATTGAAATTGCCGGCGCCTCCTTGTTTACCGATAACGAAATCAATGCCGATACGGCCACCATGGCGGTATATGCCCAAAGCACCAACGCAGACCGCAAATTGATTCCCGGTAACTATGTGAATGTAACGGTCAGTGCTTCTAAATTCATGCCGTCTATTTTGATTGCGCAAACCGCTGTAGCGCAAGATGCCAGCGGCCAGTATGTAATGACCGTCAACGCCGAAAATGTAGTCGTACAAAAATACATTACGGTGGGTGATGCCGTGGAAAATCAATATGTGGTTATCTCCGGCTTGGAAGAAGGCGACCGCGTAGTTCCGGTGGGCCACCAAAAACTGCAAAACGGACAAAAAGTAAATGTGAGCGAAAGCCACACCGCGGCTCAATTAAGCGCCCGCGAAACGGCCAAAGCCGAAGCCTTGGCCACTTCCGTCAATGCAGAAACGCAAAGTGCCAAAGCCACAGGTACGGAGGCCTAG
- a CDS encoding TolC family protein, which yields MMKKYLLVLAACCCVLPGTALDVLGAYSVRPPEGCVDKDVTSEEMNLEDLIQVSICTNPSLAAQYMGVKASEAGLGSSRSEYLPSITLTGTGNIVGERLEGASYAQQEPYSGKAEASWLLFDFGGRGSRIGRTRAYLDAANFAYNAALQEMVLSVQTAYLNLLAAQESLVSANASLDTYKQSYDEAKKRYKLGMVSLSDKLQAKTRYEQALLTVVQAENRVKQFSGALAVLVNLSPDAQIRLAKPQFDDKTVQIENDNVQELMQLALENRPEIHAQESTAEASKENLQATKTGFLPKLSAVASASYNDNWKYSSPYKTDASAGLMLSWPLFSGFSTVYQTQQASYQYKQAKNQTEGLKRQVENEVWNAYQNYKTAVRSYEISQTVLESAEENERVAFRYYEVGKGDIINLLTAVAQLADARQNKITAFYSLLLSKANLYRSIGKY from the coding sequence ATGATGAAAAAATATCTGTTAGTGCTGGCAGCGTGTTGCTGCGTACTACCCGGTACGGCGTTAGATGTACTGGGTGCCTATAGCGTTCGTCCGCCGGAGGGGTGCGTGGATAAAGATGTAACTTCCGAAGAAATGAATTTGGAAGACTTAATCCAAGTAAGCATTTGCACCAATCCGTCTTTGGCGGCGCAGTATATGGGGGTAAAAGCAAGTGAAGCCGGGTTGGGGTCTTCCCGCTCGGAATACTTGCCCAGTATTACCTTGACGGGTACGGGTAATATTGTAGGGGAAAGGCTGGAAGGTGCTTCCTATGCCCAACAAGAACCGTACTCCGGCAAAGCCGAAGCCTCGTGGCTGTTGTTTGATTTCGGCGGGCGCGGGTCTCGCATCGGTCGTACGCGCGCCTATTTGGACGCCGCCAACTTCGCCTACAATGCGGCCCTGCAAGAAATGGTGCTTTCCGTTCAAACCGCTTACCTGAATTTGCTTGCCGCGCAAGAATCTTTGGTAAGTGCCAATGCCAGTTTGGATACTTATAAACAATCTTACGATGAAGCCAAAAAACGCTACAAATTGGGCATGGTATCTTTGAGTGATAAATTACAAGCCAAAACCCGCTACGAACAAGCCCTTTTAACGGTTGTTCAGGCGGAGAACCGCGTAAAACAATTCAGCGGTGCTTTGGCGGTGCTTGTGAACCTTTCGCCCGATGCTCAAATTCGCTTAGCCAAACCCCAATTTGACGATAAAACCGTGCAAATCGAAAACGATAATGTGCAAGAACTAATGCAACTTGCCTTGGAAAATCGCCCGGAAATTCACGCGCAGGAAAGCACGGCAGAAGCCAGCAAAGAAAACTTGCAAGCCACTAAAACGGGTTTCCTTCCTAAGTTAAGTGCGGTGGCCTCGGCTTCTTACAACGATAATTGGAAATACAGCAGTCCCTATAAAACGGACGCATCTGCCGGGTTGATGCTTTCTTGGCCGCTTTTCTCGGGTTTTTCTACCGTGTATCAAACGCAACAGGCTTCTTATCAGTACAAACAAGCCAAAAACCAAACGGAAGGTTTGAAACGCCAAGTGGAAAACGAAGTATGGAACGCCTATCAAAACTACAAAACGGCCGTGCGCTCGTATGAAATCAGCCAAACCGTGTTGGAAAGTGCCGAAGAAAACGAACGTGTAGCCTTCCGCTATTATGAAGTGGGAAAAGGCGATATTATCAATTTGCTTACGGCGGTGGCCCAACTGGCTGATGCCCGCCAAAATAAAATCACGGCTTTTTACTCGTTACTTTTGAGCAAAGCCAACTTATATAGAAGCATAGGGAAATACTAA
- a CDS encoding TetR/AcrR family transcriptional regulator — protein MKDTQVKLLQTAAHLFAQNGFSGTSVRQIVEEADVNIAAINYHFGDKRGLYLATIRYLVEQTNEWMFGGEKGIVLPTDISSFSREEMLSLFKQIQERMLELVFSRRTVLLERIFRHADMETSKDLVEILLEYKTRFNEILYQILSRLTGFEKNSGELVILANTIFSQVYQSDFGRFVVLHSLKKREYTPELRELIKKIVWKNTCAILESYKVEKETNA, from the coding sequence ATGAAAGATACTCAAGTTAAACTTTTACAGACGGCCGCCCACCTGTTTGCCCAGAACGGGTTTTCGGGTACTTCCGTGCGCCAAATTGTGGAAGAGGCCGATGTAAACATCGCCGCTATTAACTACCATTTTGGCGATAAACGCGGTTTGTACTTGGCAACGATTCGTTATTTGGTGGAACAAACAAACGAGTGGATGTTCGGTGGAGAAAAGGGGATAGTGCTTCCCACGGATATTTCTTCTTTTTCTCGTGAAGAAATGTTAAGCCTGTTTAAGCAAATCCAAGAACGGATGTTGGAATTGGTGTTTTCCCGCCGGACGGTTCTTTTGGAACGAATTTTCCGCCATGCGGATATGGAGACCAGTAAAGATTTGGTAGAAATTTTACTTGAGTATAAAACCCGCTTTAATGAAATTTTGTATCAAATTCTTTCCCGCTTGACGGGGTTTGAAAAAAACTCGGGCGAACTTGTGATTTTGGCCAATACCATTTTTTCTCAGGTTTACCAGTCCGATTTCGGTCGCTTTGTTGTTCTGCACTCGCTTAAAAAACGGGAATATACCCCGGAATTAAGAGAACTCATTAAAAAAATCGTGTGGAAAAATACATGTGCGATTTTAGAATCTTATAAAGTAGAAAAGGAAACAAACGCATGA
- a CDS encoding prepilin-type N-terminal cleavage/methylation domain-containing protein: protein MEKGFTLIELLVVVLIIGILSAVAMPQYTRAVEKSRATQAMTLVKSIADAQKIYYMANGTYARNFEDLDISMPGNPTGSTFSNGHFTYEVLHPEMIRPFVVGRYIKNGNFTWRINYYLDTEKLVCAAPVSDAEANNLCKSFSTTVVPCVSSDYTCYAL from the coding sequence ATGGAAAAGGGTTTTACTTTGATAGAACTTTTGGTCGTAGTGTTAATCATTGGTATCTTATCTGCGGTGGCTATGCCGCAATACACGCGCGCCGTGGAAAAATCTCGCGCTACCCAAGCCATGACTTTGGTCAAAAGTATTGCTGATGCGCAAAAAATTTATTATATGGCAAACGGAACTTATGCGCGAAATTTTGAGGATTTGGATATCAGTATGCCGGGTAACCCCACGGGAAGTACTTTTTCTAATGGCCATTTTACATACGAGGTTCTTCACCCTGAGATGATTCGACCCTTTGTTGTGGGGAGATATATAAAAAATGGAAATTTCACTTGGAGAATTAACTATTATCTAGATACAGAAAAACTGGTTTGTGCAGCCCCTGTTTCAGATGCTGAAGCAAATAATTTATGCAAAAGTTTTTCTACAACTGTTGTCCCCTGTGTATCTTCTGACTATACTTGCTATGCATTGTAA
- a CDS encoding radical SAM protein, with protein sequence MENNQPAKIIYRFGDGVYINLTNRCPNLCAFCIKTKWQMDFHGNNLNLQGNEPSPTQVVAALDEELKKAPFKEVVFCGYGEPTMRLDALLFTAQMLKGWKAQCKYPPFTVRVNTNGLGNLINHKDIVPELAKLVDDINISLNAQNEETWQKIVRPAEGYEHGFEAVREFIRSCAQAGFRKVLASCVDQTGADNQAVQKIAEEDGATFYLRSFLDAQN encoded by the coding sequence ATGGAAAACAACCAACCGGCTAAAATTATCTATCGCTTCGGGGACGGAGTTTATATCAACTTAACCAACCGTTGCCCCAATTTATGTGCTTTTTGCATTAAAACAAAATGGCAAATGGACTTTCACGGGAATAATTTGAATTTGCAAGGAAACGAGCCCTCCCCCACTCAAGTGGTAGCCGCGTTGGACGAAGAACTCAAAAAAGCCCCTTTTAAGGAAGTTGTTTTTTGCGGATACGGAGAGCCGACCATGCGGTTGGACGCCCTTTTATTTACGGCACAAATGCTAAAAGGTTGGAAGGCCCAATGCAAATATCCGCCGTTTACCGTCCGTGTAAACACAAACGGCTTGGGAAATTTAATCAATCATAAAGATATCGTGCCGGAACTGGCTAAGTTGGTAGATGACATCAACATCAGCCTCAATGCTCAAAACGAAGAAACTTGGCAAAAAATCGTCCGCCCTGCGGAAGGGTACGAACACGGTTTTGAAGCGGTGCGGGAATTTATCCGCAGTTGCGCACAAGCCGGTTTTAGAAAAGTGCTAGCCAGTTGTGTAGATCAAACGGGGGCCGACAATCAGGCCGTCCAGAAAATAGCCGAAGAAGATGGCGCTACCTTTTATTTGAGGAGTTTTTTAGATGCCCAAAATTAA
- the tsaE gene encoding tRNA (adenosine(37)-N6)-threonylcarbamoyltransferase complex ATPase subunit type 1 TsaE: MQETHISTSSREETLALAEKFACALRGGEIIFLRGPIGAGKTVFVKGVAAALGLKSSPTSASFSLMKEYKSKKRRLFHIDLFRLEEGEVFNLGFEEMLEDEEAIILAEWPAPIRHLLPQDRLEMDFILQEGDDRVIKLASHGRVSNRLLEALCNAAKK, encoded by the coding sequence ATGCAAGAAACTCATATTTCCACTTCTTCGAGGGAAGAAACCCTGGCCTTGGCCGAAAAATTTGCGTGCGCCCTTCGCGGAGGAGAAATTATTTTCCTGCGCGGGCCTATCGGCGCGGGGAAAACCGTTTTTGTAAAGGGCGTAGCCGCCGCCTTGGGGCTTAAAAGTTCCCCCACCAGTGCAAGTTTCAGTTTAATGAAGGAATACAAAAGCAAAAAGCGCCGCCTGTTTCACATCGATTTGTTCCGCCTGGAAGAAGGGGAAGTTTTTAATTTAGGCTTTGAAGAAATGCTGGAAGATGAAGAGGCTATTATTTTGGCGGAATGGCCGGCCCCGATCCGCCATCTTCTGCCGCAAGACCGGCTGGAAATGGATTTCATCTTGCAAGAAGGCGATGACCGCGTGATAAAACTGGCATCACACGGGCGCGTATCAAACCGTTTATTGGAGGCTTTATGCAACGCCGCGAAAAAGTAA
- the tsaB gene encoding tRNA (adenosine(37)-N6)-threonylcarbamoyltransferase complex dimerization subunit type 1 TsaB codes for MQRREKVILGLDTSGSPLLLAVQKNGKVWSRKKSGVKQERLLFPTLNSALQAAEAEMKDISRIFIIRGPGRFTGIRISLTFASMLKYLNHTEVRGATLFEALHRQAQQSAAFKKWKKQHPAGAIGIVLHAFREEYFLQFFDDKNEGPAWLTREELLSRLQDYPYPLFLAGQDKNHEPLEGLVGNRYTLADAKISALQPKTLIEMAQDDSLAENALEPLYLKPARFELITPK; via the coding sequence ATGCAACGCCGCGAAAAAGTAATTTTAGGGTTGGACACTTCCGGTTCTCCGCTTTTGCTCGCCGTTCAAAAAAACGGTAAAGTATGGAGCAGAAAAAAATCGGGAGTAAAGCAAGAACGCCTGCTTTTCCCGACATTAAACAGCGCTTTACAGGCCGCCGAAGCGGAAATGAAGGATATTTCCCGCATTTTTATTATTCGCGGCCCGGGGCGTTTTACCGGGATTCGCATTTCTCTCACCTTTGCCTCCATGCTTAAATACTTAAATCACACCGAAGTGCGCGGGGCCACTTTGTTTGAAGCCTTGCACCGCCAAGCACAACAGTCTGCCGCCTTTAAGAAATGGAAAAAACAACACCCTGCCGGGGCTATCGGCATTGTGTTGCACGCATTTCGTGAAGAATATTTTTTACAGTTTTTTGACGACAAAAACGAAGGCCCCGCCTGGTTGACTCGCGAAGAACTTCTTTCCCGCCTGCAAGATTATCCCTACCCGTTGTTTTTAGCCGGACAGGATAAAAACCACGAACCGTTGGAAGGCTTGGTGGGCAACCGCTACACCTTGGCAGATGCCAAAATATCAGCCTTGCAACCCAAAACCTTAATCGAAATGGCACAAGATGATTCCCTGGCCGAAAACGCCTTGGAACCGCTTTACTTAAAGCCGGCTCGTTTTGAACTGATTACCCCCAAATGA
- the rimI gene encoding ribosomal-protein-alanine N-acetyltransferase: MKFRLATPLDAERLAYIETQQPLSAHWGAKGFASETIQPSARVWCWEENGEVLGFLAMRLTAGFGEILNLAVLPQACRQGIGFRLITKALADAREKDGHEITLEVNVHNTPAISLYMKAGLKELGRREKFYNNQDDALIMGITL, from the coding sequence ATGAAATTTCGCCTGGCCACCCCGTTAGATGCCGAACGATTGGCATACATCGAAACCCAACAACCGTTAAGCGCCCATTGGGGAGCCAAAGGTTTTGCCTCGGAAACAATCCAACCCTCCGCCCGAGTGTGGTGTTGGGAAGAAAACGGGGAAGTTTTAGGGTTCTTGGCCATGCGCCTGACAGCAGGATTTGGGGAAATTCTAAATTTAGCCGTTCTGCCGCAGGCCTGCAGACAGGGAATCGGCTTTCGGTTAATTACCAAAGCCTTGGCCGACGCGCGGGAAAAAGACGGACACGAAATTACTCTGGAAGTAAATGTGCATAACACGCCTGCCATTTCTTTATATATGAAAGCCGGCCTGAAAGAACTGGGCCGCCGCGAAAAATTCTACAACAATCAAGATGACGCGCTGATTATGGGAATAACCTTATGA
- a CDS encoding tetratricopeptide repeat protein produces MKKFLLFIFLLPGALNTFAFTLSPEAKQEAALFNTFLQATYALREEDPKAFLYLQKALQADPDSKYLKRLLVSSALANGTPEDATPYADFINQGENSAEDWSIYGAYQWKTGDLKGAKESYEKALTLDPEDTRTLYQYVLLLSTFPVDEAAENFTKIAQKYPDLACDAYTETGHLYLRRQNFQKALEYYGKAVEADPTEPTPRLGRGEIYEKTNQFFLMLHEFEELEKMGYANAGTLSRMGSVYFLVKDYENAEKYFLKAKEHFNADAPSAYFLALLAEQKGDFSRAVGYLREASDYDVNPSKQLQAAFYLKRLNQPKESLKALQQAYRAFPDNIEIAYFYALALHDDAQYKKANKVLKKLLLTAPLYHDARLQYAYSLESARNYQEMENQLNILLEYQPNNAAALNLYAYSLAQRGERLPKAQEFIAKALALNPTDYSFIDTQAWVYFKQKNYTAAEDLLKSIPQEVLQANPEIAYHLGAVYFETGNREQAKIYLEMALPTQKEAKKLYKKLQKKAAR; encoded by the coding sequence ATGAAAAAATTTCTGCTGTTTATTTTTCTTCTTCCCGGCGCGTTAAACACCTTTGCCTTTACCCTTAGCCCGGAAGCAAAACAGGAAGCCGCCCTTTTTAACACTTTCTTACAAGCCACCTATGCATTACGGGAAGAAGACCCGAAGGCCTTTCTGTATCTGCAAAAAGCTTTACAAGCCGATCCGGATTCCAAATATCTAAAACGCCTGTTGGTTTCTTCCGCCTTGGCCAATGGCACCCCCGAAGATGCCACACCATATGCGGACTTTATCAACCAAGGGGAAAACTCCGCCGAAGATTGGAGCATCTACGGGGCCTATCAATGGAAAACCGGAGATTTGAAAGGAGCCAAAGAATCATACGAGAAGGCCCTTACGTTGGATCCGGAAGATACGCGGACCCTTTACCAATATGTGCTGTTGCTCTCTACCTTTCCCGTAGATGAAGCCGCCGAAAACTTTACAAAAATAGCACAAAAATATCCCGACCTCGCTTGCGATGCTTACACGGAAACGGGCCATTTATACTTACGACGGCAAAATTTTCAAAAAGCCTTGGAATACTATGGAAAGGCCGTAGAAGCCGACCCGACGGAGCCCACCCCCCGTTTGGGCCGAGGAGAAATTTACGAAAAAACCAATCAATTTTTCCTGATGCTCCACGAATTTGAAGAACTGGAAAAAATGGGATATGCCAACGCGGGGACGTTGTCTCGCATGGGGTCGGTTTACTTTTTGGTAAAAGATTACGAAAATGCCGAAAAATATTTTCTAAAAGCCAAGGAACATTTCAATGCCGATGCACCTTCCGCCTACTTTTTGGCATTACTGGCCGAGCAAAAAGGTGACTTTTCCCGCGCCGTGGGCTACCTGCGCGAAGCATCCGATTACGATGTCAATCCCTCCAAACAACTGCAGGCAGCCTTCTACTTAAAACGCTTAAACCAGCCGAAGGAAAGCCTAAAAGCGTTGCAACAAGCTTACCGTGCCTTTCCGGATAATATAGAAATTGCGTATTTCTATGCCTTGGCTTTACATGATGATGCCCAATACAAAAAAGCCAACAAAGTATTAAAAAAATTGCTGCTTACGGCTCCGCTTTATCACGATGCCCGCCTGCAATATGCTTATTCGTTGGAATCCGCCCGCAATTACCAAGAAATGGAAAACCAACTTAACATTTTACTGGAATATCAACCCAACAATGCCGCCGCGCTTAACTTATACGCGTACTCGTTAGCGCAACGCGGGGAACGCTTGCCAAAAGCGCAGGAATTTATTGCCAAAGCCTTGGCCCTAAACCCCACCGATTATTCTTTTATAGACACGCAAGCCTGGGTTTATTTTAAGCAGAAAAATTACACGGCCGCGGAAGACTTGCTAAAGTCTATACCTCAAGAAGTTTTGCAGGCTAATCCCGAAATTGCTTATCATCTGGGAGCGGTGTATTTCGAAACAGGAAACCGGGAACAGGCCAAAATATATTTAGAAATGGCCCTTCCCACTCAAAAAGAAGCCAAAAAACTTTACAAAAAACTACAAAAAAAAGCCGCCCGTTAA